The Nitrospira sp. KM1 genome includes a window with the following:
- a CDS encoding ATP-binding protein, giving the protein MAHRAVLHVMSGKLASGKTTFAERLAETLEAVFISEDVWLSVLFPGQIGSFQDYLVLSGRFRRTIEIHIRSLLRKGLSVVFDFGGNAPKERAWVKAIARAEKAGFMVHYLRASNETCKSRLRRRNRKKPMGSKPTTMKEFDSITRFFVPPSRSEGFDMREYAAGKLILGTSPGAMVRRPRRSPRNSVS; this is encoded by the coding sequence ATGGCACATAGAGCCGTTTTACATGTGATGTCCGGCAAGCTTGCGTCCGGTAAGACGACGTTTGCAGAGCGTCTCGCAGAAACACTTGAGGCGGTCTTTATCAGCGAAGATGTCTGGCTCTCGGTACTGTTTCCAGGGCAGATCGGCAGCTTTCAAGATTATCTCGTCCTTTCCGGTCGGTTCAGGCGAACGATCGAAATACATATCCGGAGCCTTCTAAGAAAAGGCCTATCCGTCGTCTTTGATTTCGGCGGCAACGCACCGAAGGAGCGAGCATGGGTCAAGGCGATTGCCAGGGCGGAAAAGGCCGGTTTCATGGTGCACTATTTGCGCGCGTCGAATGAAACGTGCAAGAGCCGGTTGCGCCGACGTAATCGCAAAAAACCGATGGGATCGAAACCGACGACGATGAAGGAATTTGATTCGATCACAAGATTCTTTGTCCCGCCAAGCCGGTCGGAAGGATTCGACATGCGGGAGTATGCCGCGGGGAAATTGATCCTTGGGACATCGCCGGGCGCGATGGTGAGGCGGCCGCGCAGGAGTCCAAGGAACTCGGTCTCATGA
- a CDS encoding putative quinol monooxygenase codes for MVTMALFVRLEAKPGKEKEVENFLLSGLPLVQAEPATTAWFGIRLGPSTFGIFDAFPNEAGRQAHLTGKVAAALMAKAGDLFAKPPFIEKVDVLAAKLPGS; via the coding sequence ATGGTGACCATGGCACTGTTCGTCCGTTTGGAAGCCAAACCGGGAAAAGAAAAAGAGGTCGAGAACTTTCTGCTGAGTGGACTGCCGCTGGTGCAAGCCGAGCCTGCCACCACGGCCTGGTTCGGGATTCGTCTCGGTCCCTCCACGTTCGGAATCTTTGATGCATTTCCAAACGAGGCAGGCCGCCAAGCGCATCTGACTGGTAAGGTTGCCGCCGCGTTGATGGCCAAAGCCGGGGATTTATTTGCCAAACCCCCTTTCATTGAAAAGGTGGACGTCTTGGCGGCCAAACTTCCAGGCTCCTAA
- a CDS encoding MazG nucleotide pyrophosphohydrolase domain-containing protein: protein MTDAQGMVEAFHRMFQIVVNDVPTAVDDRTRALRIRLIEEEFQELQEAMKTDDLAAISKEMADLLYVVYGTAVSFGIDLEPVFREVHRSNMSKIGGYKREDGKWVKPASYSPAVIEPIVEGQAARRRGVVESAEKLERVQQEA from the coding sequence ATGACTGATGCACAAGGAATGGTCGAAGCGTTCCATCGCATGTTTCAGATCGTCGTGAACGACGTGCCCACCGCGGTCGACGATCGCACGCGGGCGTTGCGTATCCGGTTGATCGAGGAGGAGTTTCAAGAACTTCAGGAAGCCATGAAGACCGATGATCTGGCCGCCATCTCCAAGGAAATGGCGGACCTCCTGTACGTCGTGTACGGCACGGCTGTGTCGTTTGGCATCGATCTGGAACCCGTGTTCCGGGAGGTCCACCGCTCCAATATGAGCAAGATCGGAGGGTACAAACGGGAAGACGGGAAATGGGTGAAGCCAGCCAGCTATTCGCCGGCGGTGATCGAACCGATCGTGGAGGGGCAGGCGGCACGGCGACGAGGAGTGGTAGAATCGGCAGAGAAGCTTGAAAGGGTGCAACAAGAGGCATGA
- a CDS encoding class I SAM-dependent methyltransferase: MDLHKVERVYTSYAGVYDKIFGKVFHEGRESAIRNLNVQPDERILEVGVGTGLALPMYPRHCQIVAIDFSEGMLDIAKKRTMEHRMDHVTLHRMDAGSMDFQDNSFDTVVAAYVVTAVPDYRKVVNEMIRVCRPGGRIIMLNHFSNGNKMIAAVEKVISPLTRHLGWRTDLSLNTVLEGTSLHVARKQNVNPLRFWALVECVNGKNGSGMAHSNGTTVYSHPTTHATGHSSEEALA; the protein is encoded by the coding sequence ATGGATTTACACAAAGTCGAGCGAGTGTATACGTCTTACGCCGGTGTATACGATAAAATTTTTGGGAAAGTGTTTCACGAAGGGCGCGAATCAGCTATACGAAACCTCAATGTCCAGCCCGATGAACGCATTCTCGAAGTTGGAGTCGGTACCGGTCTCGCTCTCCCCATGTATCCCCGTCATTGTCAAATCGTCGCCATCGATTTTTCGGAAGGCATGCTCGACATAGCCAAAAAGCGCACCATGGAACATCGCATGGATCACGTGACCCTGCACCGGATGGATGCCGGATCGATGGATTTCCAGGACAACAGCTTTGATACCGTCGTGGCCGCCTACGTCGTGACGGCCGTCCCCGATTACCGCAAAGTGGTCAATGAAATGATCCGAGTCTGCCGTCCTGGCGGGCGTATCATCATGCTCAATCACTTCAGCAATGGCAATAAGATGATCGCCGCCGTAGAAAAAGTCATTTCTCCTCTCACCAGGCATCTCGGGTGGAGAACCGACCTGTCGCTCAACACCGTACTGGAGGGTACGAGCCTTCACGTCGCGCGCAAGCAGAACGTGAATCCGCTGAGGTTTTGGGCGTTAGTCGAATGCGTGAATGGCAAAAACGGAAGCGGCATGGCCCACTCGAACGGTACGACGGTCTATTCGCATCCCACCACGCATGCGACGGGACATTCCAGCGAAGAAGCCTTGGCGTAA
- the panC gene encoding pantoate--beta-alanine ligase, producing the protein MKIIRLPHAMSRWSDRLRREGVTIGLVPTMGALHDGHRALIKAARLQCDALVVSIFVNPTQFSPNEDLSRYPRPIAKDRALCRGEGVDVCFEPDAGAMYPEGFQTIVTVPVVAQHWEGASRPHHFAGVATVVTKLFSIVRPHVTLFGQKDFQQAALIRRLIRDLNLGIDLIVPDTIREPDGLAMSSRNIYLTPFQRRAAPTFHQALLIGRTAVETGLRDSRSIEQRMRHVIGREPTMSVDYLAICDPETLEPLTRIERRAVILGAVRIGSVRLLDNMMVAVKPRR; encoded by the coding sequence ATGAAGATCATCCGCCTTCCGCACGCCATGAGTCGTTGGAGCGACCGTCTTCGGCGCGAGGGCGTGACGATCGGATTGGTGCCCACGATGGGCGCTCTTCATGACGGTCATCGTGCCTTGATCAAAGCGGCGCGATTGCAGTGCGACGCGCTGGTCGTCAGCATTTTTGTCAATCCTACCCAATTCAGCCCTAACGAGGATCTCTCCCGTTATCCCAGACCGATTGCCAAAGACCGTGCACTGTGTAGAGGGGAGGGCGTGGACGTCTGTTTCGAACCTGACGCCGGAGCGATGTATCCGGAAGGCTTTCAAACCATCGTCACGGTCCCGGTCGTTGCGCAACACTGGGAGGGAGCGTCGCGGCCGCATCATTTTGCCGGAGTGGCCACGGTCGTGACCAAACTGTTCAGTATCGTCAGGCCACATGTCACGCTGTTCGGGCAGAAGGATTTTCAACAAGCCGCGCTGATCAGACGTCTGATTCGTGATCTGAACCTCGGCATCGATCTCATCGTGCCCGACACGATCCGGGAACCAGACGGCCTGGCCATGAGTTCCCGCAACATCTATCTGACTCCTTTCCAACGGCGCGCAGCGCCTACATTTCATCAGGCATTGCTGATAGGCAGGACCGCGGTTGAAACCGGCCTGCGCGACAGCCGATCAATCGAACAGCGCATGCGACACGTCATTGGGCGCGAACCAACCATGTCCGTGGACTATCTCGCCATATGCGACCCGGAGACGCTTGAACCATTGACCCGCATCGAGCGGCGGGCCGTCATTTTGGGGGCCGTTCGCATCGGATCGGTCCGCTTACTGGATAACATGATGGTGGCGGTCAAGCCGCGTCGATAG
- a CDS encoding VOC family protein, producing the protein MLIQPYVFFDGRCEEAAQFYVNALGAKVGAMMRFQDSPGPASCPSGDGQKIMHLSVRIGETVVMASDGRCGGHPAFEGFALSLMVQTEEEADHYFGALAVGGRVEAPLARTFFSRRFGMVADKFGVSWMIVAAP; encoded by the coding sequence ATGCTGATCCAACCTTATGTGTTTTTCGACGGTCGCTGCGAAGAGGCGGCGCAATTTTATGTGAACGCGCTGGGAGCCAAGGTCGGGGCCATGATGCGTTTCCAAGACAGTCCGGGTCCCGCGTCATGCCCATCCGGCGATGGACAGAAAATCATGCACCTGAGCGTCCGGATCGGCGAGACCGTCGTGATGGCTTCCGACGGACGATGCGGCGGGCATCCGGCTTTTGAAGGCTTCGCATTGTCATTGATGGTGCAGACTGAAGAGGAAGCCGACCATTATTTCGGTGCGTTGGCCGTGGGTGGCCGAGTCGAAGCGCCGCTAGCCAGAACTTTTTTTTCACGCCGGTTCGGCATGGTCGCGGACAAGTTCGGAGTGTCATGGATGATTGTCGCCGCGCCGTGA
- a CDS encoding serine hydrolase, with protein sequence MRHIQQTLDEWRLQYDIPLVAACIRLDGRLLWSGVSVAARQKAAMGLSCPIRFPIYSITKIFTGICVFRAEAAGLLHVDDPLYSWFPELPVSRKIRLSHLLQHTSGLRDYGCMRAYHEAVTSAPSSPWSDHQFLTVTLSEKPLFEPGTGWSYSNIGYLLLRLILEKATGSSFRRVVDKHIVSTLGLVNTFVAETIDDWHSCMPGYGRELTINNEETDVRSSYHPGWCAPGVAVSTPEDVTRVLDSLFAGDLMDSRSLHRMLHLVHVPRTVPPVVTPSCGLGILADPDGVYGAAYGYGGEGPGYRLCASIVPHTAVGRLSVAAFGNSSGGANMKWAEHALIRTVLAGETGRGSL encoded by the coding sequence ATGCGGCACATTCAGCAGACCCTGGACGAGTGGCGGTTGCAATACGATATCCCGCTCGTCGCCGCTTGCATCCGTTTGGACGGGCGGTTGCTGTGGAGCGGGGTCTCTGTGGCAGCTCGCCAAAAAGCGGCCATGGGGTTGTCGTGCCCGATCCGATTTCCAATCTACAGCATTACGAAGATCTTCACCGGCATCTGCGTCTTTCGCGCAGAAGCGGCCGGGCTCCTGCATGTCGACGATCCCCTGTACTCGTGGTTTCCTGAGCTTCCCGTCTCTCGTAAGATACGACTGTCGCATCTTCTGCAACACACGAGCGGATTGCGGGACTACGGATGCATGCGAGCCTATCACGAGGCGGTCACATCCGCTCCCTCGAGCCCCTGGTCGGATCACCAATTCCTGACAGTCACACTAAGCGAGAAACCGCTGTTTGAACCCGGCACAGGCTGGTCTTATTCCAATATCGGATATCTTCTTTTGCGGCTGATCCTCGAGAAGGCCACCGGCAGCAGTTTTCGCCGCGTGGTCGACAAACATATCGTCTCGACGCTCGGCCTCGTCAATACATTCGTTGCTGAAACGATCGACGACTGGCACTCTTGTATGCCAGGTTATGGGCGAGAACTGACAATCAACAACGAAGAGACGGATGTTCGTTCGTCGTACCATCCGGGCTGGTGCGCCCCGGGCGTGGCGGTCTCGACCCCTGAAGATGTGACGAGGGTGTTGGACAGCTTATTTGCGGGAGACCTGATGGATTCCCGATCGCTGCACCGGATGCTGCACCTCGTGCACGTTCCGCGCACCGTTCCCCCTGTCGTGACACCCAGCTGCGGTCTGGGTATCCTCGCCGATCCGGACGGCGTATACGGGGCAGCTTATGGCTATGGTGGTGAAGGACCCGGGTATCGTCTCTGCGCATCCATCGTGCCTCACACAGCCGTCGGCCGGCTGAGCGTGGCTGCGTTCGGCAATAGCAGCGGTGGCGCAAATATGAAGTGGGCCGAACACGCGTTGATCCGAACGGTGCTCGCCGGCGAAACGGGACGTGGGTCACTCTAA
- a CDS encoding type 1 glutamine amidotransferase: MRAVILQHVEFEGPGAFATALHNRGVSLEPYLVPKEGLPQDAGDLLIVMGGPMSVNDSDRWITEETAFIRSVLLAGNPVIGVCLGSQFMAKALGATVRSGMQLELGMTTITATPEASDDPFFKTLPRSFDVFEWHGEIYDLPSHCVTLARSSVAPLQAFRYGLAAYGLLFHIEMEPAGIDSLCRECAPDLIKARLTAQDVKASALPHLPVLHQFADRLIGHLSSSQR; the protein is encoded by the coding sequence ATGCGCGCCGTAATCCTCCAACATGTGGAATTCGAAGGTCCCGGCGCCTTTGCAACGGCACTGCACAACCGTGGTGTCTCGCTTGAACCGTACCTGGTTCCCAAGGAGGGCCTGCCGCAAGACGCCGGCGATCTGCTCATCGTCATGGGCGGGCCGATGTCGGTCAACGATTCTGATCGTTGGATCACCGAGGAGACGGCCTTCATCCGGTCTGTGCTTCTCGCCGGCAATCCGGTCATCGGCGTCTGTCTCGGTAGTCAGTTCATGGCCAAGGCGCTCGGGGCGACCGTGAGGTCTGGAATGCAATTGGAACTCGGCATGACGACGATTACCGCCACGCCTGAGGCGTCCGACGATCCGTTCTTCAAGACCTTGCCGCGCTCGTTCGATGTCTTCGAATGGCATGGCGAAATCTATGACTTGCCGAGCCATTGCGTTACGCTGGCGCGATCATCCGTTGCGCCGCTCCAGGCATTCCGCTACGGGCTTGCTGCGTACGGGCTCCTTTTTCATATCGAAATGGAGCCAGCCGGCATTGATTCACTGTGCCGGGAATGCGCTCCGGATCTGATCAAGGCGCGCCTGACCGCGCAGGATGTGAAGGCTTCTGCACTTCCTCATCTGCCTGTCCTGCACCAGTTTGCCGATCGACTGATCGGTCATCTGAGCTCTTCACAGCGTTGA
- a CDS encoding YciI family protein, translated as MQFMLLVHHNEALFDGLTADTKRDLLDQSIALTHQLHAAGQYISASPLHPSSSAAIVQVRDGQRIMTDGPFTETREQLAGYFLINAADMEEALLIAERVPGARIGSVEIRPVRQVTGLPL; from the coding sequence ATGCAATTCATGCTGCTCGTCCACCATAATGAAGCGCTGTTTGACGGACTCACGGCCGACACGAAACGGGATTTGCTCGACCAGTCCATCGCGCTGACGCATCAGCTTCACGCCGCAGGGCAATACATCAGTGCCTCTCCCCTGCATCCGTCATCCTCCGCCGCCATCGTCCAGGTGCGGGACGGACAACGTATTATGACAGATGGTCCCTTCACGGAAACGCGCGAACAGCTGGCCGGATATTTTTTGATCAATGCGGCCGATATGGAGGAAGCACTTCTCATCGCGGAACGCGTCCCAGGCGCTCGTATCGGCAGCGTCGAGATCCGCCCGGTCAGGCAGGTGACAGGACTCCCGTTGTAG
- the folK gene encoding 2-amino-4-hydroxy-6-hydroxymethyldihydropteridine diphosphokinase: MSREAVFIGFGSNVGNRIDFCDRAVTLLSLLPHSRLAGVSLLYESEPVFDHAQPGNDWFLNGVVHIETDLTPQSLLTVIREIERSLGRDEENRSGPRTMDLDILFYGDRVINEPGLTVPHPRLHRRRFVLMPLSELEPLFVHPTMRRTVNQLLAEADDPSEVRLLFPQPSTRYGSRPACSSTGDS, encoded by the coding sequence ATGAGCCGGGAAGCAGTATTCATCGGGTTCGGGTCGAATGTCGGAAACCGCATCGACTTCTGCGACCGGGCAGTGACTCTGCTGAGCTTGCTTCCCCATTCGAGGCTCGCCGGCGTCTCGCTTCTCTATGAGTCCGAGCCGGTGTTCGACCATGCTCAACCGGGGAACGACTGGTTTCTCAATGGCGTCGTCCACATCGAGACCGATCTGACTCCGCAATCCCTGTTGACAGTCATTCGGGAGATCGAGCGCTCCCTCGGACGCGATGAGGAGAATCGCTCAGGCCCCAGGACGATGGACCTGGACATTCTCTTTTATGGAGATCGGGTGATCAACGAACCCGGACTCACCGTTCCCCACCCGCGTCTCCACCGGCGTCGCTTTGTCCTCATGCCGCTAAGCGAGTTGGAACCTTTGTTCGTTCATCCGACCATGAGACGCACGGTCAATCAACTGCTGGCGGAAGCGGACGATCCATCGGAAGTCCGTCTGCTGTTCCCCCAACCGTCGACGCGCTACGGATCCAGACCTGCCTGCAGTTCGACTGGCGATTCATGA
- a CDS encoding Ku protein: MSASKRQAERRSGSKPRRASRSTSEIGGRPIWTGHIRLSLVSVPIRVYPAVKSGARLAFHQVHGPSGKRIRYEKVAPGLGPVDTDEIFKGFEITKGHYVLLNQRDIDSVKLEAKRTFDLAQFVDHCEIDPIYFDQPYYVAPDGELAEDAYRVLRDALRQSNKMGLGQIVMRTREYIAALKPCGDGLLMETLRFADEVRSAAPLFASIKENRSDADLIDLARELIRRKTAPFDASAFKDRYTDALRALIDAKAKKRPAVEVDEEEPAEGAKVLDLMAALKKSVGQRGGNGSGKKRTSSTRRQRA, translated from the coding sequence ATGAGCGCGTCCAAACGACAAGCGGAACGACGATCTGGTTCAAAGCCCAGAAGAGCTTCGCGATCGACATCGGAGATAGGCGGCCGGCCGATCTGGACCGGACACATCCGCTTGTCGCTCGTGTCGGTTCCTATCCGGGTGTATCCAGCCGTCAAATCCGGCGCCAGGCTGGCATTTCATCAGGTCCACGGCCCGAGCGGCAAACGCATACGATATGAAAAGGTCGCACCGGGGCTGGGTCCCGTGGACACAGATGAAATCTTCAAGGGCTTTGAAATCACCAAGGGGCACTATGTGCTACTCAACCAGCGCGACATCGATAGCGTGAAGCTGGAGGCCAAACGGACGTTCGATCTGGCTCAATTTGTCGATCATTGCGAAATCGACCCCATCTACTTCGATCAACCCTACTATGTTGCTCCCGACGGCGAGCTGGCTGAAGATGCGTACAGGGTCCTGCGCGACGCACTGCGTCAATCCAACAAGATGGGACTGGGTCAAATCGTCATGAGGACTCGGGAATACATTGCCGCACTCAAACCTTGTGGAGACGGGCTGCTGATGGAAACCTTGCGCTTTGCCGACGAAGTGCGGTCCGCCGCTCCACTCTTTGCCTCGATCAAAGAGAACCGGTCGGACGCCGACCTCATCGATTTGGCCCGCGAGCTGATTCGGCGCAAGACAGCACCCTTCGATGCCTCGGCATTCAAAGACCGTTATACCGATGCGCTGCGCGCCTTGATTGATGCCAAAGCAAAAAAACGGCCTGCCGTGGAGGTCGACGAGGAAGAACCCGCGGAGGGGGCGAAGGTCCTTGATCTCATGGCCGCCCTCAAGAAAAGCGTCGGACAACGCGGTGGGAACGGATCCGGCAAGAAGCGCACCTCATCAACACGTCGACAACGGGCGTAA
- a CDS encoding YciI family protein — protein MKYMLLIYGDEQALTETERRDCYAESTQLARQLEEAGKYISANPLMPTSMATSVRVRQGRQLVTDGPFAETREQLGGYFLIEAADLDEAIHVAARIPMAKKGTVELRPVIELPGLPKTGMCQEPG, from the coding sequence ATGAAATATATGCTGCTAATTTATGGTGACGAGCAGGCCCTTACCGAAACCGAGAGACGAGATTGCTATGCCGAATCGACACAGTTGGCCCGGCAGCTCGAGGAAGCCGGAAAATACATTTCCGCCAATCCGCTGATGCCGACTTCTATGGCAACCAGCGTCAGAGTGCGCCAAGGCAGGCAATTGGTCACCGATGGGCCCTTTGCAGAAACGCGCGAACAGCTGGGCGGGTATTTTCTCATCGAGGCCGCCGACCTTGATGAAGCCATCCATGTTGCCGCCCGCATTCCCATGGCCAAGAAAGGCACCGTTGAATTGCGACCCGTGATCGAGCTTCCCGGTCTGCCAAAAACCGGGATGTGCCAAGAGCCCGGTTGA
- a CDS encoding LL-diaminopimelate aminotransferase — protein MAGFPIEVANRIKTLPPYLFAAIDKMKQEAISRGVDIINLGIGDPDLPTPGPIIESLAIAAKNPKHHQYPSYEGMLTFRKAVAGWYARRFNVTLDPGNEVLTLIGSKEGIGHIHLAFVDPGDIVLVPSPGYPVYPVGTSFSGGISHIMPLTKANGFLPDLTAIPKDVARKAKLMWLNSPNNPTSVIMTKDYFKRVVEFAQEHQIIVCHDAAYSEIFYDGKRPASFLEVDGAKDVGVEFHSLSKTYNMTGWRLGFAVGNKDVLAGLGKVKSNLDSGVFEAVQAAGITALDLDDSVTDALRKVYQERRDILVPGLKKLGLEVDPPPAAFYIWVTVPKGYNSASFTAHLLEKSGIVTTPGNGFGAPGEGYIRMTVCTSKERLAEAVERIKKAGF, from the coding sequence ATGGCCGGTTTCCCAATCGAAGTTGCCAACCGCATTAAGACACTGCCGCCGTATCTGTTCGCCGCCATCGACAAGATGAAACAGGAGGCGATCTCCAGGGGCGTCGACATCATCAACCTCGGCATCGGTGATCCGGACCTTCCGACCCCGGGCCCAATCATCGAGAGCCTGGCCATCGCGGCCAAGAATCCCAAACATCACCAATATCCGTCCTATGAAGGCATGCTGACGTTCCGCAAGGCAGTGGCCGGCTGGTACGCACGACGGTTCAACGTGACGCTCGATCCGGGGAATGAAGTCCTGACTCTGATTGGCTCGAAGGAAGGCATCGGACATATCCATCTCGCCTTTGTCGATCCCGGCGATATCGTCCTGGTGCCGAGCCCCGGCTATCCGGTGTACCCGGTTGGGACCAGTTTTTCCGGCGGGATTTCACACATCATGCCGCTGACCAAGGCCAACGGGTTCCTGCCCGATCTCACGGCAATCCCAAAGGATGTCGCGAGGAAAGCCAAACTCATGTGGCTCAACTCGCCGAATAATCCGACCTCCGTGATCATGACGAAAGACTATTTCAAGCGCGTCGTGGAGTTCGCGCAGGAACATCAGATCATCGTCTGCCACGATGCCGCGTATTCGGAAATCTTCTACGATGGCAAACGGCCGGCCAGTTTTCTGGAAGTGGACGGGGCCAAGGATGTCGGCGTCGAATTCCACTCGCTCTCCAAGACATACAATATGACCGGCTGGCGTCTCGGATTTGCCGTCGGCAACAAAGACGTGCTGGCTGGACTCGGCAAGGTCAAGAGCAACCTGGACTCAGGAGTGTTCGAGGCCGTCCAGGCCGCAGGAATCACTGCCCTTGACCTTGACGATTCCGTGACCGATGCGCTTCGAAAGGTTTATCAGGAACGACGCGATATCCTGGTGCCGGGCTTGAAAAAGCTGGGGCTTGAAGTCGATCCTCCCCCTGCTGCGTTCTACATATGGGTCACAGTTCCGAAAGGATATAATTCCGCTTCATTTACAGCGCATCTTCTCGAAAAATCAGGCATCGTGACCACTCCGGGCAACGGATTCGGGGCGCCGGGAGAAGGCTATATCCGGATGACCGTCTGTACATCGAAGGAGCGGCTGGCCGAAGCCGTGGAGCGCATCAAGAAAGCAGGATTTTAA
- a CDS encoding PilZ domain-containing protein — MRTLHCPNCGTPFVRVASNEGSVERMLNRFNMFPFRCQLCTNRFRAFFSGGKLITQAYDRRQFKRLTASIEAQILDERQLPFANRVTDISMDGCTLLMTGFSKGTFLELVLKPASELEEIRIESAMVCSVHSSSVGLKFLEMTDPDKQRLSQVVLGLLVSQGQHPTTNA, encoded by the coding sequence ATGAGGACACTGCACTGTCCAAACTGCGGCACGCCGTTCGTTCGGGTGGCCTCGAACGAAGGGTCCGTCGAGCGCATGTTGAACCGTTTCAACATGTTTCCATTCCGCTGCCAGCTCTGCACAAATCGCTTCCGCGCGTTCTTTTCGGGAGGCAAACTCATCACGCAGGCGTACGACCGGCGACAGTTCAAGCGCCTGACGGCATCGATCGAGGCCCAGATCCTCGACGAACGGCAGTTGCCCTTCGCTAACCGCGTCACCGATATTTCCATGGATGGCTGCACGCTCTTGATGACGGGATTTTCCAAGGGTACGTTTCTGGAACTTGTCCTGAAACCGGCATCGGAACTCGAAGAAATCCGGATCGAGAGTGCGATGGTCTGTTCAGTCCATTCGTCTTCCGTCGGTCTGAAATTTCTCGAAATGACCGATCCGGACAAGCAGCGCCTCAGCCAAGTCGTACTGGGTCTTCTCGTGAGCCAAGGGCAGCATCCCACCACGAACGCGTAA
- a CDS encoding alpha/beta fold hydrolase — MNAMLHGLCWCAVLISSTACVRTEPFRDTDGVVIPNSIATMEMISIGGVPQSLWFRGVDVGNPALILLHGGPGTSESALFRSYDSALEHHFLVVYWEQRGTGRSYHGDLAADTMTIDRIVKDLDEVVELVRSRFHARRVILLGHSWGTVPGTIYAATHPEKVAAYVGVGQIADMPAGERLSYEFAQSQARQRKDQKAIRELEEIGAPPHSVNAMLVSRKWVERLGGTFHGNLSTGALIWSALMTDEANLIDLVDFGRGNRFSLEHLWQELAALRLSERYESFSVPIVFILGRYDHVVPSVLAERYFHQLRSPRKHLVWFEQSAHNPPFEEPDLFVQTLVDLLR, encoded by the coding sequence ATGAATGCGATGCTTCACGGCCTATGCTGGTGTGCCGTACTGATCTCCTCCACCGCTTGCGTGCGGACGGAGCCGTTCAGGGATACCGACGGAGTTGTCATTCCAAACAGTATTGCGACGATGGAAATGATCTCCATCGGCGGGGTACCGCAAAGCCTATGGTTTCGCGGGGTGGATGTTGGCAACCCGGCCTTGATTCTCCTGCATGGCGGTCCGGGCACGAGCGAATCGGCGCTCTTCCGCTCATACGATAGCGCGCTTGAACATCATTTCTTGGTCGTCTATTGGGAACAGCGAGGAACGGGTCGGTCCTACCATGGCGATCTCGCTGCCGACACGATGACGATCGACCGGATCGTGAAGGATCTGGACGAAGTCGTCGAGCTGGTGCGCTCACGATTTCACGCGAGACGAGTGATTCTTCTCGGACACTCCTGGGGAACCGTACCCGGCACCATTTACGCCGCTACGCATCCGGAAAAGGTGGCTGCCTATGTGGGAGTCGGGCAGATCGCCGACATGCCTGCGGGAGAACGGCTATCCTACGAGTTTGCGCAATCGCAGGCCCGGCAGCGAAAGGACCAGAAGGCGATTCGCGAACTTGAGGAGATCGGGGCGCCGCCCCATAGCGTAAACGCTATGCTTGTCTCTCGAAAGTGGGTCGAACGTTTGGGCGGAACATTTCACGGCAATCTTTCCACAGGTGCCCTGATCTGGTCGGCCTTGATGACCGACGAAGCCAATCTGATCGACCTCGTCGATTTCGGACGAGGCAATCGATTTTCTCTCGAACATCTATGGCAGGAGTTGGCCGCGCTTCGGCTGAGCGAACGGTACGAATCATTTTCCGTCCCCATCGTTTTCATATTGGGCCGCTACGACCATGTGGTGCCGTCGGTACTGGCCGAGCGGTATTTTCATCAGTTGCGGTCACCGCGTAAGCATCTCGTGTGGTTCGAGCAATCTGCTCACAATCCGCCTTTTGAAGAGCCGGACCTCTTCGTCCAGACGCTGGTGGATCTCCTTCGGTAA